Proteins encoded within one genomic window of Dyadobacter chenhuakuii:
- the rpoC gene encoding DNA-directed RNA polymerase subunit beta' produces the protein MSFKKNKKLNSDFSRMTISLASPESILESSFGEVTQPETINYRTYKPEMGGLFCERIFGPVKDWECHCGKYKRIRYKGIICDRCGVEVTEKKVRRERMGHIELVVPVAHIWYFRSLPNKIGYLLGLSTKKLDQIIYYERYAVVQPGVKEEDGVGYLDFLTEDEYLDIIDKLPRENQMLPDTDPNKFIAKMGADALEMLLNRIKLDELSYELRHQAATDTSQQRKAEALKRLKVVEAFRDANTRIENRPEWMVIKMVPVIPPELRPLVPLDGGRFATSDLNDLYRRVIIRNNRLKRLIEIKAPEVILRNEKRMLQEAVDSLFDNSRKVNAVRSEGNRALKSLSDMLKGKQGRFRQNLLGKRVDYSGRSVIVVGPELKLHECGLPKDMAAELFKPFIIRKLIERGIVKTVKSAKKIVDRKDPVIWDILENVLKGHPVLLNRAPTLHRLGIQAFQPKLIEGKAIQLHPLVCTAFNADFDGDQMAVHVPLGQEAVLEASMLMLSSHNILNPANGAPITVPSQDMVLGLYYVTKGRVSTDHYPIIGEGMIFYGPDEVIIAINEGKLSKHANIKCRLRVRNDDGTFETKMVDTVAGRILFNQAVPEEVGYINELLTKKKLQQIIGLVFKLAGVARTAQFLDEIKELGFQMAFKGGLSMGLNDVMVPDEKVKLIEQAKLDVENVWSNYLMGLITENERYNQVIDIWTRVNSRITETLMKQLETDQGGFNSIYMMMHSGARGSREQIRQLGGMRGLMAKPQKNIAGGAGEIIENPILSNFKEGLDVLEYFISTHGARKGLADTALKTADAGYLTRRLHDVAQDVVVIETDCGSLRGIAISALKDNEDIVEPLSERILGRVSVHDVFDPLSNEMILASGQEITEEIASYIDETSIETVEIRSVLTCETRNGVCAKCYGRSLASAHMVNIGEAVGVIASQSIGEPGTQLTLRTFHVGGTASNISVEANIKAKFDGVIGFEDLRLVQSVNSEGDEVTVVMGRSGEVKITNPETGQLLISNNVPYGAHLLVKDGEKVQKGQELCTWDPYHAVILSEFTGVVSFDAIEEGITYREEFDEQTGFQESVIIETRDKTKNPAIVVKGKSTLLKDQTEKGYNLPVGARLVVKAGTNIKAGQPLAKIPRVVGKTRDITGGLPRVTELFEARNPSNPATVSEIDGVVSYGGVKRGNREIHIESRDGTQRRYMVALSKHILVQDGDFVRAGDPLSDGAITPADILSIKGPTAVQEYLVNEIQEVYRLQGVKINDKHIECIVRQMMQKVEILDAGDTNFLEMQPVDRVVFREENDKILDLKVIEDAGSSETLKPGMIVSVRRLRDENSSLKRRDLKLVTARDAQAAVAKPTLMGITQASLGTESFVSAASFQETTKVLSEAAVRGKRDELKGLKENVIVGHLIPAGTGMRQYESLIVGSKEEFDALTESREKLSRKKKELV, from the coding sequence ATGTCTTTCAAAAAGAACAAAAAACTTAATAGTGATTTTTCCAGAATGACGATCAGTCTGGCTTCACCTGAGTCTATCCTTGAGAGCTCATTTGGTGAAGTAACCCAGCCTGAAACCATCAACTACCGGACTTACAAGCCGGAGATGGGCGGATTATTCTGCGAAAGGATCTTCGGTCCTGTGAAGGACTGGGAATGTCATTGTGGGAAATACAAACGTATCCGTTACAAAGGAATCATCTGCGACCGTTGCGGTGTAGAGGTTACTGAGAAAAAGGTGCGTCGCGAGCGTATGGGCCACATTGAACTGGTGGTTCCAGTTGCGCACATCTGGTATTTCCGCAGCTTGCCGAACAAAATCGGTTACCTGCTGGGATTATCGACCAAGAAATTGGATCAAATCATTTATTACGAGCGATATGCAGTCGTTCAGCCTGGTGTTAAAGAAGAAGATGGCGTAGGTTATCTTGACTTCTTGACCGAAGATGAGTATCTGGATATCATTGACAAATTGCCTCGCGAAAACCAAATGCTTCCGGACACGGATCCAAATAAGTTTATCGCGAAAATGGGTGCTGATGCGCTTGAAATGCTTTTGAACAGAATTAAACTGGATGAGCTTTCATACGAACTTCGTCACCAGGCAGCAACGGACACTTCGCAGCAACGTAAAGCAGAAGCATTGAAGCGTCTGAAAGTTGTCGAAGCATTCCGTGATGCAAATACACGTATCGAAAACCGTCCTGAGTGGATGGTGATCAAGATGGTTCCGGTAATTCCACCAGAACTTCGTCCGCTTGTGCCTTTGGATGGTGGTCGTTTTGCGACTTCCGATTTGAATGACCTTTATCGTCGTGTTATTATTCGTAACAACCGTTTGAAGCGTCTGATCGAGATCAAAGCACCTGAGGTGATCTTGCGTAACGAAAAAAGGATGTTGCAGGAAGCGGTAGACTCGCTTTTCGATAACAGCCGTAAAGTAAACGCGGTGCGTTCAGAAGGTAACCGTGCATTGAAATCACTTTCTGACATGCTGAAAGGTAAGCAAGGACGTTTCCGTCAAAACTTGCTTGGTAAGCGTGTCGATTATTCTGGTCGTTCGGTAATCGTCGTTGGACCTGAATTGAAATTGCACGAATGCGGTTTGCCAAAAGATATGGCGGCAGAATTATTCAAGCCGTTCATTATCCGCAAGCTGATCGAGCGTGGAATTGTTAAAACTGTAAAATCAGCGAAGAAGATCGTAGATCGTAAGGATCCTGTGATCTGGGATATTTTGGAAAACGTTTTGAAAGGACACCCTGTTCTGCTTAACCGTGCTCCAACATTGCACCGTTTGGGTATCCAGGCATTCCAGCCTAAGCTGATCGAAGGAAAAGCGATCCAGTTGCACCCATTGGTTTGTACTGCATTCAACGCTGACTTTGACGGTGACCAGATGGCCGTTCACGTGCCATTGGGTCAAGAAGCCGTTTTGGAAGCTTCAATGTTGATGCTTTCGTCACATAACATTCTTAACCCTGCCAACGGTGCGCCAATTACGGTTCCATCACAAGACATGGTTTTGGGTCTGTATTATGTTACAAAAGGCCGCGTAAGCACAGATCATTATCCGATTATCGGAGAAGGAATGATCTTCTACGGTCCTGACGAAGTGATCATTGCCATCAACGAAGGCAAATTGTCAAAACATGCGAATATCAAATGCCGCCTGCGCGTTCGTAACGACGACGGAACATTTGAAACGAAAATGGTTGACACTGTTGCCGGACGTATCCTTTTCAATCAGGCTGTTCCTGAGGAAGTAGGTTACATTAATGAGTTGCTGACTAAGAAAAAATTGCAGCAGATCATCGGTTTGGTGTTCAAATTGGCTGGTGTTGCCCGTACAGCTCAGTTCCTGGATGAAATCAAAGAACTTGGTTTCCAGATGGCCTTCAAAGGCGGTTTGTCAATGGGATTGAACGACGTAATGGTGCCAGACGAAAAAGTGAAACTGATCGAGCAAGCGAAACTGGACGTGGAAAACGTTTGGAGCAACTACTTGATGGGTCTTATCACTGAAAACGAACGTTACAACCAAGTTATCGATATCTGGACTCGTGTTAACTCACGCATTACAGAAACGTTGATGAAGCAATTGGAAACTGACCAAGGCGGATTCAACTCAATTTATATGATGATGCACTCAGGTGCACGTGGTTCGCGCGAGCAAATCCGTCAGTTGGGTGGAATGAGGGGTCTTATGGCCAAGCCTCAGAAAAACATCGCGGGTGGTGCAGGTGAAATCATCGAGAACCCGATCCTTTCCAACTTTAAAGAAGGTTTGGACGTTCTTGAATACTTTATCTCAACACACGGTGCACGTAAAGGTCTTGCCGATACAGCCTTGAAAACGGCTGATGCGGGTTACCTGACACGTCGTCTGCATGACGTTGCACAGGATGTTGTTGTGATCGAAACAGACTGCGGATCCCTTCGTGGAATTGCAATCTCTGCTTTGAAAGACAACGAAGATATCGTTGAGCCGCTTTCTGAGCGTATTTTGGGTCGTGTAAGTGTTCACGATGTATTTGATCCTTTGTCTAACGAAATGATCTTGGCTTCCGGTCAGGAAATTACGGAAGAGATCGCTTCTTACATTGATGAGACGAGCATTGAAACAGTTGAAATCCGTTCGGTATTGACTTGCGAAACGCGTAATGGTGTTTGTGCGAAATGCTACGGACGTTCATTGGCATCTGCGCATATGGTTAACATTGGTGAAGCTGTGGGTGTAATTGCATCGCAGTCCATCGGTGAGCCGGGAACGCAGTTGACACTTCGTACATTCCACGTCGGTGGTACAGCTTCTAACATTTCTGTTGAAGCAAACATCAAGGCGAAATTCGACGGTGTAATTGGTTTTGAAGATCTTCGTCTTGTTCAGTCTGTTAACTCAGAAGGAGATGAAGTAACAGTAGTAATGGGTCGTTCAGGAGAGGTTAAAATTACTAATCCTGAAACAGGTCAATTGCTGATCTCAAACAACGTTCCTTATGGAGCACACCTTTTGGTAAAAGACGGTGAGAAGGTTCAGAAAGGACAAGAACTTTGTACTTGGGATCCATATCACGCAGTAATCCTTTCGGAATTCACCGGAGTAGTATCTTTCGATGCAATTGAAGAAGGCATTACATATCGTGAAGAATTTGATGAGCAAACTGGTTTCCAGGAATCTGTGATCATTGAAACACGTGATAAAACCAAAAACCCGGCTATCGTGGTAAAAGGTAAGTCTACGTTGTTGAAAGATCAGACAGAAAAAGGTTATAACCTTCCTGTTGGAGCACGTTTGGTGGTGAAAGCCGGAACGAACATTAAGGCAGGTCAGCCATTGGCGAAAATCCCACGTGTAGTTGGTAAAACACGCGACATTACGGGAGGTTTGCCACGTGTAACTGAACTTTTCGAAGCTCGTAACCCGTCTAACCCAGCAACTGTTTCTGAAATCGATGGTGTAGTTTCTTATGGAGGTGTGAAACGCGGTAACCGTGAAATTCATATCGAATCAAGAGACGGAACACAACGTCGTTACATGGTTGCCCTTTCGAAACACATTCTGGTTCAGGATGGTGACTTCGTAAGAGCAGGAGATCCATTATCCGACGGAGCGATCACACCAGCTGATATCCTTTCTATCAAAGGACCAACAGCGGTTCAGGAATATCTTGTAAATGAAATTCAGGAAGTATACCGTCTGCAAGGTGTGAAGATCAACGATAAGCATATCGAATGTATCGTACGCCAAATGATGCAGAAAGTAGAGATCCTGGATGCAGGTGATACCAACTTCCTTGAAATGCAACCGGTTGACCGTGTTGTGTTCCGTGAAGAAAATGATAAGATCCTGGATTTGAAAGTGATTGAAGACGCTGGTAGCTCTGAGACTCTGAAGCCGGGTATGATCGTTTCAGTTCGTCGTTTGCGTGATGAAAATTCAAGCTTGAAACGTCGTGACTTGAAACTGGTTACTGCGCGTGATGCGCAGGCAGCTGTTGCGAAACCTACTTTGATGGGTATCACACAAGCTTCATTGGGTACTGAAAGTTTCGTTTCTGCGGCCTCGTTCCAGGAAACAACCAAAGTATTGAGCGAAGCGGCTGTTCGTGGAAAACGCGACGAACTGAAAGGCTTGAAAGAAAACGTGATCGTCGGTCACTTGATCCCAGCCGGAACAGGAATGCGTCAATACGAAAGCCTGATCGTTGGATCAAAAGAAGAGTTCGATGCTTTGACTGAATCTCGTGAGAAGCTTTCTCGCAAGAAAAAGGAATTAGTATA